A region from the Janthinobacterium agaricidamnosum genome encodes:
- a CDS encoding LysR family transcriptional regulator ArgP — MRVVDYRGLAALDAVIGLGSFEKAAQALAISQPAVSQRIRTLENLEGTLLIIRSHPPLPTEAGQRLIAHYRQVKLLEAALDAQPGPTTQLPALAIAVNADSAATWIPEALGPLLSPPSCLLDIRLDDQDHTLSQLREGRVFACVTSANDLVAGTTATPLGGMRYLCVASPAFAQQWFPHGFTVEAVSQAPAITFGSKDALHERYLQHRLGYTGRYPHHVLGSARDFVRFIEAGYAYGMVPLLQAETALAAGRLVDVAAGQALDVPLTWHAWDIQTPLTRTLSDAVIATARKWLLQD; from the coding sequence ATGCGCGTCGTCGATTACCGTGGATTGGCCGCCCTCGACGCCGTGATCGGCCTGGGCAGCTTTGAAAAGGCCGCGCAGGCGCTGGCGATCAGCCAGCCGGCCGTGTCGCAGCGCATCCGCACCCTGGAAAACCTGGAAGGCACGTTATTGATCATCCGCAGCCACCCGCCCCTGCCGACGGAAGCGGGCCAGCGCCTGATCGCCCATTACCGGCAAGTCAAGCTGCTCGAAGCGGCGCTCGACGCCCAGCCCGGCCCCACGACGCAATTGCCGGCACTGGCCATCGCCGTCAACGCCGACAGCGCCGCCACGTGGATCCCGGAAGCGCTGGGGCCGCTGCTGTCGCCGCCGTCCTGCCTGCTCGATATCCGCCTCGACGACCAGGACCATACCCTGAGCCAGCTGCGCGAAGGACGCGTGTTTGCCTGCGTCACCAGCGCCAACGACCTGGTGGCCGGCACCACGGCCACGCCGCTGGGCGGCATGCGCTACCTGTGCGTGGCGTCCCCCGCATTCGCGCAGCAGTGGTTTCCGCATGGATTTACGGTGGAAGCCGTCAGCCAGGCGCCCGCCATCACCTTTGGCAGCAAGGATGCGCTGCACGAGCGCTATCTGCAGCACCGCCTCGGCTACACGGGCCGCTATCCGCACCATGTGCTCGGTTCGGCGCGCGACTTCGTACGCTTCATCGAAGCGGGCTATGCTTATGGCATGGTGCCCTTGCTGCAGGCGGAAACGGCGCTGGCCGCCGGCCGGCTCGTCGACGTGGCGGCCGGACAGGCGCTCGACGTGCCCCTGACCTGGCATGCCTGGGATATCCAGACCCCCCTCACGCGCACCCTGTCGGACGCCGTCATCGCCACGGCGCGCAAATGGCTGTTACAGGATTGA
- a CDS encoding VOC family protein encodes MILDHIGLTVSDAQASKAFFSAALAPLGVSVVMEEQGWVGMGKDGKPDFWFGVGGAAHAGMHLAFAADNRAQVDAFYKAALEAGGKDNGAPGIRAIYHPNYYGAFVLGPDGHNVEAVCHRPEP; translated from the coding sequence ATGATTCTTGATCACATCGGTTTGACTGTCAGCGATGCACAGGCCAGCAAGGCTTTCTTTTCCGCCGCCCTGGCGCCTCTGGGCGTCTCGGTGGTGATGGAAGAGCAGGGCTGGGTTGGCATGGGCAAGGATGGCAAGCCCGATTTCTGGTTCGGCGTGGGCGGCGCGGCGCATGCCGGCATGCATCTCGCCTTCGCGGCCGACAACCGCGCCCAGGTGGACGCGTTCTACAAGGCCGCGCTGGAAGCGGGCGGCAAGGACAATGGCGCGCCCGGCATCCGCGCCATCTATCACCCGAATTACTATGGCGCTTTCGTGCTGGGGCCCGATGGCCATAATGTCGAAGCCGTCTGCCACCGTCCCGAGCCTTGA
- a CDS encoding creatininase family protein gives MTLQFPQRTAPCAPSTLRISRKPLVSLFVLTLSSLLGTAPVMAAAPASGSVMLEELTSTELRSRIEHGATTVLVPIGGVEQSGPYIALGKHNVRAGLLARQIAQQLGNTIVAPVVSYVPEGAISPPAGHMRFAGTISIPPAAFEAVLEGAAASLRQHGFRDIIFLGDHGGYQKNEQNVANKLNRAWGKTPAGKEARAYALLDYYDITQSAYIAELQKRGHSSAEIGLHAGLADAALMLATDPSLVRSEAMAHGAKPGVADGVRGDATRATKELGQIGIKLQVDTSVAAIKQLLQRNK, from the coding sequence ATGACTCTGCAGTTCCCCCAGCGAACGGCGCCGTGTGCGCCATCCACGCTCCGTATTTCACGCAAGCCCCTCGTTTCCCTGTTCGTCCTGACGTTGTCGTCTCTGCTGGGCACGGCGCCCGTCATGGCGGCCGCGCCTGCCAGCGGCAGCGTCATGCTGGAAGAACTGACCAGCACGGAGTTGCGCAGCCGTATCGAGCACGGCGCCACCACCGTGCTCGTGCCGATCGGCGGCGTTGAGCAGAGCGGGCCGTATATCGCACTGGGCAAGCACAATGTGCGCGCCGGCTTGCTGGCGCGCCAGATCGCACAGCAGCTGGGTAACACCATCGTCGCCCCCGTCGTGTCCTACGTGCCGGAAGGCGCGATTTCGCCGCCGGCCGGCCACATGCGCTTTGCCGGCACGATTTCGATACCGCCGGCCGCCTTCGAAGCCGTGCTGGAAGGGGCCGCCGCCAGCCTGCGCCAGCATGGCTTCCGCGACATCATTTTCCTTGGCGATCACGGTGGTTACCAGAAGAACGAGCAGAACGTGGCGAATAAACTCAACCGCGCCTGGGGCAAGACACCCGCGGGCAAGGAAGCGCGCGCCTACGCCTTGCTCGATTACTATGACATCACGCAATCGGCCTATATTGCCGAACTGCAGAAGCGCGGCCACAGCAGCGCCGAGATCGGCCTGCACGCGGGCTTGGCGGACGCGGCCTTGATGCTGGCGACGGACCCGTCGCTCGTGCGCAGCGAGGCCATGGCGCACGGGGCGAAGCCGGGTGTGGCGGACGGCGTGCGCGGCGACGCGACGCGGGCAACAAAGGAGCTGGGCCAGATCGGTATCAAACTGCAGGTGGACACCTCGGTGGCTGCCATCAAGCAATTGCTGCAACGAAATAAGTAA
- a CDS encoding YncE family protein yields MKKSQRRTIVTLSALAAALAGLGVASQVIGASTPAPAAVAAAPAAAYSPLPGMPPLVDPKNVYGSIASSNMSPVVKDHLRRVYVPNLRSNDVYVIDQDSLKVVDKFKVGSGPQHVVPSWDLRTLWVANNAERTDKGSLTPVDPLTGKPGKEVPVDDPYNMYFTPDGKSAIVVAEARHRLDFRDPKTMAVQYSIDTPQCGGINHADFSNDGRYAMFTCEFDGTIAKIDLVGRKVDGYLKLQMPAKRFAESGPVGGPANEICSVKKGMPQDIRISPDGKKFFIADMDADGVHIVDGATLKEIGFIQTGVGAHGLYPSRDGKKLYVANRGTHRIHGKPKGKGSVSVIDFATEKVVSNWPIPGGGSPDMGNVSADGKYLWLSGRFDDVVYRIDTNSGDVSKVKVGQEPHGLTVWPQPGRYSLGHTGNLR; encoded by the coding sequence ATGAAAAAATCTCAACGACGCACCATCGTCACCTTGTCCGCCCTGGCTGCCGCACTGGCCGGCCTGGGCGTGGCCAGCCAGGTCATCGGCGCCAGCACGCCGGCCCCGGCCGCTGTCGCCGCGGCGCCGGCGGCCGCCTATTCGCCGCTGCCGGGCATGCCGCCGCTGGTGGACCCGAAAAACGTGTACGGCAGCATCGCCAGCAGCAATATGAGCCCCGTCGTCAAGGATCACCTGCGCCGCGTCTACGTGCCTAATTTGCGCTCGAACGACGTGTACGTGATCGACCAGGACAGCCTGAAAGTGGTCGACAAGTTCAAGGTCGGCAGCGGCCCGCAGCACGTCGTGCCGTCGTGGGACTTGCGCACCCTGTGGGTGGCGAACAATGCCGAGCGCACGGACAAGGGCAGCCTGACGCCGGTCGACCCCTTGACGGGCAAGCCGGGCAAGGAAGTGCCCGTCGATGATCCCTACAATATGTATTTCACGCCGGACGGCAAGTCGGCCATCGTCGTGGCCGAAGCGCGCCACCGCCTCGATTTCCGCGATCCGAAAACCATGGCGGTGCAGTATTCGATCGACACGCCCCAGTGCGGCGGCATCAACCATGCGGATTTCTCGAATGACGGCCGCTACGCCATGTTCACCTGCGAATTTGACGGCACCATCGCCAAGATCGACCTGGTGGGCCGCAAGGTCGACGGCTACCTGAAATTGCAGATGCCGGCCAAGCGCTTTGCCGAGTCCGGCCCCGTGGGCGGCCCCGCGAATGAAATCTGCAGCGTCAAGAAGGGCATGCCGCAAGACATACGCATCTCGCCGGACGGCAAGAAATTCTTTATCGCCGACATGGACGCCGACGGCGTGCACATCGTCGATGGCGCCACCCTGAAGGAAATCGGCTTCATCCAGACGGGCGTGGGTGCGCACGGCCTGTATCCTAGCCGCGATGGTAAAAAGCTGTACGTGGCCAACCGCGGCACGCACCGCATCCACGGCAAGCCGAAGGGCAAGGGCAGCGTCAGCGTGATCGATTTCGCCACGGAAAAAGTCGTGTCGAACTGGCCGATTCCCGGCGGCGGCAGCCCCGACATGGGCAATGTGAGCGCCGACGGCAAGTATCTGTGGCTGTCCGGCCGTTTTGACGACGTGGTGTACCGCATCGATACGAACAGCGGCGACGTGTCCAAAGTGAAAGTCGGCCAGGAACCGCACGGTCTGACCGTCTGGCCGCAGCCGGGCCGCTATTCGCTGGGCCATACGGGCAATCTGCGCTAA
- a CDS encoding pyridoxamine 5'-phosphate oxidase family protein produces MEIDSLEQLRAHYPPAQGRALSKQLDHLDPHCIAFIGLSPFVVLATGGAGGQLDASPRGGAPGFVHVLDAHTLLLPDAKGNNRLDSFSNIAEMGRAGLLFMIPGVDETLRVNGEASLSDDAALLAYFAGERNPPRLVMRLRVAEAYLHCAKALMRARLWDSTAQVERSVLPTMGRMIGDQTGSIGPLETQEQMLARYAQDL; encoded by the coding sequence ATGGAAATCGATTCGCTGGAGCAACTGCGCGCGCATTATCCGCCCGCGCAGGGGCGGGCGCTGAGCAAGCAGCTCGACCACCTCGACCCGCATTGCATCGCCTTCATCGGGCTGTCGCCGTTCGTCGTGCTGGCCACGGGCGGGGCTGGCGGCCAGCTCGACGCCTCGCCACGCGGCGGCGCGCCCGGTTTCGTGCATGTGCTCGATGCCCATACCCTGCTGCTGCCCGATGCCAAGGGCAATAACCGCCTGGACAGTTTCAGCAATATTGCCGAGATGGGCAGGGCGGGACTGCTGTTCATGATTCCCGGCGTCGATGAAACCTTGCGCGTGAATGGCGAGGCCAGTCTCAGCGACGATGCGGCGCTGCTGGCGTATTTTGCCGGCGAGCGCAACCCGCCGCGCCTGGTCATGCGCCTGCGCGTGGCCGAAGCTTATCTGCACTGCGCCAAGGCCCTGATGCGTGCGCGCCTGTGGGATAGCACGGCTCAGGTCGAACGCTCCGTCCTGCCGACGATGGGCCGGATGATCGGGGACCAGACGGGAAGTATCGGCCCGCTGGAAACACAGGAGCAGATGCTTGCCCGCTACGCGCAGGATCTGTAG
- a CDS encoding LysE/ArgO family amino acid transporter, with product MDSAIFLKGMGLGASLIVAIGTQNAFLLKQGLKRHYVLTCILVCLLCDAILITAGVAGMGTFIADNPNFLLWAKAGGATFLIAYGLRAAKSAWRPTAMTVSAAKAPEGYWAVIGAALAFSLLNPHAFLDTVILLGSIGGQHEGVGRFYFAGGAIMASALWFFLLGFGARYLAPVFAKPMAWRVLDGIIALVMWAIAASLFL from the coding sequence ATGGACAGCGCAATTTTCTTGAAAGGCATGGGGCTCGGCGCGAGCCTGATCGTGGCCATCGGCACGCAAAACGCCTTCTTGCTCAAGCAGGGCTTGAAGCGTCACTACGTGCTCACCTGCATTCTTGTATGTTTGTTGTGCGACGCCATCCTGATCACGGCCGGCGTGGCGGGCATGGGCACCTTCATCGCCGACAATCCCAATTTCCTGCTGTGGGCCAAGGCGGGCGGCGCCACCTTCCTGATCGCCTACGGCTTGCGCGCGGCCAAATCGGCCTGGCGCCCGACGGCCATGACGGTATCGGCCGCCAAGGCGCCCGAAGGCTATTGGGCCGTGATCGGCGCGGCGCTGGCGTTCAGCTTGCTGAACCCGCACGCCTTCCTCGATACGGTGATTTTGCTTGGCTCGATCGGCGGCCAGCATGAAGGCGTGGGACGCTTTTACTTCGCCGGCGGCGCCATCATGGCCTCGGCCCTGTGGTTCTTCCTGCTGGGCTTTGGCGCCCGCTACCTGGCGCCCGTGTTTGCCAAGCCCATGGCATGGCGCGTGCTCGACGGCATTATCGCCCTCGTCATGTGGGCCATCGCCGCCTCGCTGTTCCTGTAA
- a CDS encoding methyl-accepting chemotaxis protein, producing MNITKQLILTLTIALLALLLLGAGGAIQLQRAQERFDTVQNRIIPSIQGLNAAKGFLADSRLAGYRLSVFSNLADKTALDKAVADANTNFDKVIATYRAERLYDATDSKMLDADQAAMEAYRRALVPFFAAAYAGDMDGVRATLLAGTPLAITAAAAKKSMDDHIAYNNKLVDDVKAESLAAYDTAFNTMLAVLGVAVLLTGALAWHIYSTISGGLGNIEHTLERVSASLDLSAAMPVERMDEVGRTATAFNKFLERIVGVIATVRASADTVSVAAAQISAGNADLSVRTEQQASSLEETASSLEELTSAVRQNTDNARQANSLAVSASDVARKGGAVVAQVVGTMGSINESAKKIADIIGVIDGIAFQTNILALNAAVEAARAGEQGRGFAVVATEVRNLAQRSAAAAKEIKGLIEDSVDKVNTGSALVDQAGATMEEIVASIRRVTDIMGDIANASHEQSAGIEQVNQAISQMDQVTQQNAALVEEAAAAASSLQDRAVELVDVVAVFRLRGDAKEKSLKVAGGLPAPETAPRRAAQPARRMLG from the coding sequence ATGAATATCACCAAGCAACTCATTCTGACCCTCACCATCGCCTTGCTGGCCCTGCTATTGCTGGGCGCCGGCGGCGCCATCCAGCTACAGCGCGCCCAGGAACGTTTCGACACCGTGCAAAACCGCATCATTCCCAGCATTCAGGGCTTGAATGCGGCCAAGGGTTTCCTGGCCGATTCGCGCCTGGCCGGCTATCGCCTGTCCGTATTCTCGAATCTGGCCGACAAGACGGCGCTGGACAAGGCCGTGGCCGACGCCAACACGAATTTCGACAAAGTGATTGCTACCTACCGCGCCGAGCGCCTGTACGACGCGACGGACAGCAAGATGCTCGACGCCGACCAGGCCGCCATGGAAGCGTACCGCCGCGCGCTCGTGCCATTCTTTGCCGCCGCCTACGCGGGCGACATGGATGGCGTGCGCGCCACCTTGCTGGCCGGCACGCCGCTGGCCATCACGGCCGCCGCCGCGAAAAAGAGCATGGATGACCATATCGCCTACAACAACAAGCTGGTCGACGATGTCAAAGCGGAAAGCCTGGCCGCCTACGACACGGCGTTCAACACCATGCTGGCCGTGCTGGGCGTGGCCGTGCTGTTGACGGGCGCGCTGGCCTGGCATATCTACAGCACCATCAGTGGCGGCCTGGGCAATATCGAACATACGCTGGAGAGAGTCAGCGCCTCGCTGGACCTGTCCGCCGCCATGCCCGTCGAGCGTATGGATGAAGTGGGCCGCACGGCCACCGCCTTCAACAAGTTTCTGGAGCGCATAGTCGGCGTGATCGCCACCGTGCGCGCCTCGGCCGATACGGTCAGCGTGGCGGCTGCGCAGATTTCCGCCGGCAACGCGGACTTGTCCGTGCGCACGGAGCAGCAGGCGTCGTCGCTGGAAGAAACGGCCTCCAGTCTGGAAGAGCTGACCTCGGCCGTGCGCCAGAATACGGACAATGCGCGTCAGGCGAACTCGTTGGCCGTGTCCGCCTCGGACGTGGCGCGCAAGGGCGGCGCCGTGGTGGCGCAAGTAGTAGGTACGATGGGCTCGATCAATGAATCGGCGAAGAAGATCGCCGACATTATCGGCGTGATCGACGGCATTGCCTTCCAAACCAACATTTTGGCGCTGAATGCGGCCGTCGAAGCGGCCCGCGCGGGCGAGCAGGGCCGCGGCTTCGCCGTGGTGGCAACGGAAGTGCGCAACCTGGCGCAGCGTTCGGCCGCGGCTGCCAAGGAAATCAAGGGCTTGATCGAGGATTCCGTCGATAAGGTCAACACGGGCAGCGCGCTGGTCGACCAGGCGGGCGCGACGATGGAAGAAATCGTCGCCAGCATCCGCCGCGTGACGGACATCATGGGCGACATCGCCAACGCCAGCCACGAGCAAAGCGCCGGCATCGAGCAAGTGAACCAGGCCATTTCGCAAATGGACCAGGTCACCCAGCAAAACGCGGCCCTGGTGGAAGAGGCGGCGGCCGCCGCATCCTCGCTGCAGGACCGCGCCGTCGAACTGGTCGATGTGGTGGCCGTATTCCGCCTGCGCGGCGATGCCAAGGAAAAATCATTGAAGGTGGCGGGCGGCTTGCCGGCTCCCGAAACGGCCCCGCGCCGCGCAGCGCAACCGGCGCGCCGCATGCTGGGATGA
- a CDS encoding alpha/beta hydrolase, producing the protein MTILRTTLLGLLAAIPLAAGLAACSPLTAINALSSGSTSQVTRGLAYGPLPRQKLDVYAPKTRTGPVPVVVFFYGGNWTTGERADYAFVGHALAARGYLAVIADYRLYPDVHYPEILQDAARAVAWAAMESSRHGGDPTRLFVMGHSAGAYNAAMLALDASLLARHGMRPHDLRGWIGLAGPYDFLPIENTITRPVFFYPDTPAASQPIHHVTADAPPALLIAPKPGKDKLVDPQRNTGGLASALRALHRSVTETYFDHVGHATLVATLAAPLRRLAPTLDAVSAFIDANSGAGNAVSSAVLPAVLSDTGSPAGPALPPRSPGSGTPAPELHAYDKTPAP; encoded by the coding sequence ATGACGATCCTGCGCACCACCCTGCTCGGTTTGCTGGCGGCCATCCCGCTCGCTGCCGGCCTGGCTGCCTGTTCGCCCTTGACCGCCATCAATGCCTTGTCATCCGGCAGCACCTCGCAAGTGACGCGCGGCCTGGCCTACGGCCCCCTGCCACGGCAGAAACTCGATGTGTACGCGCCCAAGACCCGCACGGGCCCCGTTCCCGTGGTGGTGTTCTTTTACGGCGGCAACTGGACGACGGGCGAGCGCGCCGACTATGCCTTCGTCGGCCACGCGCTCGCGGCGCGCGGCTACCTGGCCGTGATCGCCGACTACCGGCTGTATCCGGACGTGCACTACCCCGAGATATTGCAGGATGCGGCCCGCGCCGTGGCCTGGGCCGCGATGGAATCGAGCCGCCATGGCGGCGACCCGACGCGTTTGTTTGTCATGGGCCATAGCGCCGGCGCCTACAATGCGGCCATGCTGGCGCTCGACGCCAGCCTGCTGGCGCGCCATGGCATGCGTCCGCACGACTTGCGGGGCTGGATAGGCCTGGCCGGCCCCTATGATTTCCTGCCGATCGAAAACACCATCACCCGGCCCGTGTTCTTTTACCCGGACACGCCCGCCGCTTCGCAGCCCATTCACCACGTGACGGCCGACGCCCCTCCCGCCCTGCTGATCGCTCCAAAGCCCGGCAAGGACAAGCTGGTCGATCCACAACGCAACACAGGCGGCCTGGCCAGTGCCTTGCGCGCGCTGCACCGGTCCGTGACGGAAACCTATTTCGACCATGTGGGCCACGCCACCCTGGTCGCCACGCTGGCCGCCCCGTTGCGCAGGCTGGCGCCCACGCTGGACGCCGTCAGCGCCTTCATCGATGCGAACAGTGGCGCCGGCAACGCGGTCTCGTCAGCGGTCTTGCCCGCAGTCTTGTCAGATACCGGCTCGCCGGCAGGCCCAGCCTTGCCGCCCCGCTCACCTGGCTCAGGCACGCCAGCCCCGGAGCTGCACGCATACGACAAAACGCCCGCCCCGTGA
- a CDS encoding patatin-like phospholipase family protein, protein MKTVMTTPPDPAPAATAKPARKTGLLLGGGAPNSTLIAGALAAFLDEGIEFDVISASGAGVLMGLLYTTPHEATPRQALQSWADTGVADSIYKMIPINYKVFQKPGMHASTFRDAFQPPANNPFFQAFQQTFAGVPTAWSDWGKLMVSSLSPSDLSAKSLGLCAHLPFLEKAVDFSGVTRMRPDFYINAYNLSEHRMQIWGKHEIEPIHVRAALSFPFLYAPTTIDGDDYIEGAALDTLNFDPFIEGKGEHHDADTLVILDILGDERLLRKPRNLYDAWVRSIITPLVKISKSELRLFELEHNTDARTGQPKRRLLKLDLMGGIPEQHWPDTLDWSSSNMQLLFDVGHKAGLAFCRQHGDLLRRTPDAAPLAA, encoded by the coding sequence ATGAAGACAGTGATGACGACGCCGCCGGATCCGGCGCCAGCCGCGACCGCGAAACCGGCCCGCAAAACGGGTTTGCTGCTGGGTGGCGGTGCACCAAATTCCACCCTGATCGCCGGCGCGCTGGCCGCTTTCCTCGATGAGGGCATCGAGTTCGACGTCATTTCCGCGTCCGGCGCGGGAGTGCTGATGGGTTTGCTTTACACGACGCCGCACGAGGCCACGCCGCGCCAGGCCTTGCAAAGCTGGGCCGACACGGGCGTGGCCGACAGCATCTACAAGATGATCCCGATCAACTACAAGGTATTCCAGAAGCCGGGCATGCACGCGAGCACCTTCCGCGACGCTTTCCAGCCGCCGGCCAACAATCCTTTTTTTCAGGCGTTCCAGCAAACGTTTGCGGGCGTGCCCACGGCCTGGTCGGACTGGGGCAAGCTGATGGTGTCGTCGCTGTCGCCATCGGACCTGTCCGCGAAAAGCCTGGGCCTGTGCGCGCATTTGCCCTTCCTGGAAAAAGCCGTCGACTTCTCGGGCGTGACGCGCATGCGCCCCGATTTCTACATCAATGCCTACAACCTCAGCGAGCACCGCATGCAAATCTGGGGCAAGCACGAGATCGAGCCCATCCACGTGCGCGCGGCCCTGTCGTTTCCCTTCCTATATGCGCCGACGACCATCGACGGCGACGACTACATCGAAGGCGCGGCCCTCGACACGCTCAATTTCGACCCGTTTATCGAAGGCAAGGGCGAGCACCATGACGCCGACACCCTGGTCATCCTCGACATCCTCGGCGACGAGCGCCTGTTGCGCAAGCCGCGCAACCTGTACGACGCCTGGGTGCGCTCCATCATCACGCCGCTGGTGAAAATTTCCAAGAGCGAGCTGCGCCTGTTTGAGCTCGAGCACAACACGGATGCACGCACGGGCCAGCCCAAGCGGCGTCTGCTGAAACTCGATCTGATGGGCGGCATCCCGGAGCAGCACTGGCCCGATACCCTGGACTGGTCCAGCTCGAACATGCAGCTGCTGTTCGACGTGGGCCACAAGGCGGGCCTGGCGTTTTGCCGCCAGCATGGCGACTTGCTGCGCCGCACGCCTGACGCAGCCCCGCTGGCGGCCTAA
- a CDS encoding phasin family protein — MYPYSRSVTPAAKNHLEAQLAFFNGLSKSLFQSMQHFSDLNMQLAQGLLEESTVTSQNLLTVERAEDVFQVAAASGQPAAEQLRKYQQQVSRLAADTQVELANVAERHVNETSRTAKALAEEVARTASEETEKNVRKQQEAMQRMAEPFQAYQQNGANRDQQRGAQSRDGQSLQSASHQGSQQSSGSESSASGSASQAGSAQSKSSSASRKE; from the coding sequence ATGTATCCATATTCCCGTAGTGTTACCCCCGCCGCCAAAAATCACCTGGAAGCGCAGCTGGCTTTCTTCAATGGCCTGTCGAAGTCGCTGTTTCAATCGATGCAGCATTTCAGTGACCTGAACATGCAACTGGCGCAAGGCTTGCTGGAAGAAAGCACGGTCACCAGCCAGAACCTGTTGACGGTCGAGCGCGCCGAAGATGTATTCCAGGTGGCCGCCGCCTCGGGCCAGCCAGCCGCCGAGCAACTGCGCAAGTATCAGCAACAGGTGTCGCGCCTGGCTGCCGATACGCAGGTCGAACTGGCCAATGTGGCAGAGCGTCATGTGAATGAAACGAGCCGTACCGCCAAGGCCCTGGCTGAAGAAGTGGCCCGCACCGCTTCGGAAGAAACGGAGAAAAACGTGCGCAAGCAGCAGGAAGCGATGCAGCGCATGGCCGAACCGTTCCAGGCCTATCAGCAAAACGGCGCTAACCGCGACCAGCAGCGCGGTGCGCAAAGCCGTGACGGTCAAAGCCTGCAAAGCGCCAGCCACCAGGGCAGCCAGCAGTCGTCCGGCAGCGAAAGCTCGGCCAGCGGCAGCGCATCGCAAGCGGGCTCCGCTCAAAGCAAGAGCAGCAGCGCCAGCCGTAAAGAGTAA
- a CDS encoding coniferyl aldehyde dehydrogenase has protein sequence MPDVANNMELKHAELAAALALQRAACLAHPAPTLAERKRDLQTLQRYLRDHKQALCAAISADYGNRSHHETLLAEIFPAIDGIDHVLKKLKKWMTPQRRSVDWRNFPGARNRVLPQPLGVVGVIVPWNFPVNLSLVPLTYIFAAGNRAMVKMSENSRHLARLLMETMPAYFPPEKLQFVDETGGVGMAFSQLPFDHLLFTGSGQTGRAVMAAAARNLCPVTLELGGKAPAIVCADFDVRTAAERILFVKYLNAGQICTSVDHAWLPEAAIAAFVEHARRIVPTRYPRLETPDYTSIIDEAAFERLLQALDEARERGAQVISLLPGPAYDRATRKIAPHIVLDAPEDSLLLTREIFGPVLPLRGYADLETVIASINGGPRPLAIYPFSNDKQTVQMLIDTVMSGGVSVNDALFHVGQHDLPFGGVGESGMGHYHGVEGFHTFSKLRPVFYQARYSPLTLLRPPYGKLASRVLNFLTR, from the coding sequence ATGCCTGATGTCGCAAACAACATGGAACTGAAGCACGCCGAACTCGCTGCCGCCCTGGCCTTGCAGCGCGCCGCCTGTCTGGCCCACCCCGCGCCGACCCTGGCCGAGCGCAAGCGCGACCTGCAAACCCTGCAGCGCTACCTGCGCGACCACAAACAAGCGCTGTGCGCGGCGATCAGCGCCGATTATGGCAACCGCTCCCACCACGAAACCTTGCTGGCGGAGATATTCCCCGCCATCGACGGCATCGACCACGTACTGAAAAAGTTGAAAAAGTGGATGACACCGCAGCGCCGCAGCGTGGACTGGCGCAATTTTCCGGGCGCCCGCAACCGCGTGCTGCCCCAGCCCTTGGGCGTGGTAGGCGTCATCGTGCCGTGGAATTTCCCCGTCAACCTGAGTCTGGTGCCTCTGACTTACATTTTTGCCGCCGGCAACCGCGCCATGGTCAAGATGAGCGAGAACTCGCGCCACCTGGCGCGGCTGCTGATGGAGACCATGCCCGCCTATTTCCCGCCGGAAAAGCTGCAGTTTGTTGACGAAACGGGCGGCGTGGGCATGGCGTTTTCGCAACTGCCGTTCGACCATCTGCTATTTACGGGTTCCGGCCAGACGGGCCGGGCCGTCATGGCGGCGGCCGCACGCAATCTGTGCCCCGTCACGCTGGAGTTGGGCGGCAAGGCGCCGGCCATCGTCTGCGCCGATTTCGACGTGCGCACGGCTGCCGAGCGCATCCTGTTCGTCAAGTACCTGAATGCGGGGCAAATCTGCACCAGCGTCGACCACGCCTGGCTGCCCGAGGCCGCCATCGCCGCCTTCGTCGAGCATGCGCGCCGGATCGTGCCCACGCGCTACCCGCGGCTGGAAACGCCCGACTACACCTCCATCATCGACGAGGCCGCCTTTGAGCGCCTGCTGCAGGCCCTGGATGAAGCGCGGGAACGGGGCGCGCAAGTGATTTCGCTGCTGCCGGGGCCTGCATACGACCGCGCCACGCGCAAGATCGCGCCGCATATCGTGCTCGACGCGCCCGAAGACAGCCTGCTGCTGACGCGGGAAATCTTCGGCCCCGTCCTGCCCCTGCGCGGCTATGCCGACCTGGAAACGGTGATCGCCAGCATCAACGGGGGGCCGCGTCCGCTGGCCATCTATCCGTTCAGCAACGACAAGCAGACCGTGCAGATGCTGATCGACACGGTGATGTCGGGCGGCGTGTCCGTCAACGACGCGCTGTTCCACGTGGGCCAGCATGATCTGCCCTTCGGCGGCGTGGGCGAGTCCGGCATGGGCCACTACCACGGCGTCGAAGGTTTTCACACATTCAGCAAGCTGCGGCCCGTGTTCTACCAGGCGCGCTACAGCCCTTTGACGCTGCTGCGGCCGCCATACGGCAAGCTGGCCAGCCGCGTATTGAACTTCCTGACCCGCTGA